One Proteinivorax tanatarense DNA segment encodes these proteins:
- a CDS encoding NAD(P)/FAD-dependent oxidoreductase codes for MDKKQIVVIGGGAAGLLAAATAASRGHVVTLLEKNDRLGKKLLITGKGRCNITNSSDVENLISNVVHNKEFLYSAFYTFDNNAIIQLIEDQNVPTKIERGGRVFPVSDKSVDVVNALKRHAKKQGVKIKYDSTVKTVESKDYHVSQVVLENSQRFKCDSVIIATGGMSYPSTGSTGDGYFFARKLGHNIVTPKPALTPLEVKEGWVKELQGLSLKNTHLKLYKNDKLIFEDFGEMLFTHYGISGPMALSASGHIQDVSQGKFIIELDLKPALDEQKLDQRIQKDFQKYSRKIFGNSLGELLPKKMIPVIVNLSEIPEDKPVNQISKTERQRLVQLMKGLKITPTSLRGFKEAIITAGGINVKEVDPSTMESKKIKGLYFAGEVLDLDAYTGGYNLQIAFSTGFLAGLNV; via the coding sequence TTGGATAAAAAACAAATAGTAGTTATAGGCGGGGGAGCTGCTGGTCTTTTGGCAGCTGCTACAGCAGCTAGCAGAGGACATGTCGTTACCTTGCTTGAAAAAAATGATAGATTAGGAAAAAAACTTTTAATAACAGGTAAAGGCCGATGCAACATAACCAACAGCTCTGACGTAGAAAATTTAATCTCGAATGTAGTACATAACAAGGAGTTTTTGTACAGTGCCTTCTATACTTTTGACAATAATGCAATTATTCAACTAATAGAAGATCAGAATGTACCTACCAAAATAGAGCGGGGAGGTAGAGTTTTTCCAGTTTCAGATAAATCTGTAGATGTTGTTAATGCTTTAAAAAGACATGCTAAAAAACAGGGCGTAAAAATAAAGTACGACAGCACAGTTAAAACAGTAGAATCGAAAGATTATCATGTATCTCAAGTAGTGTTGGAGAATAGCCAACGCTTTAAATGTGATAGCGTTATTATTGCTACAGGAGGGATGTCTTACCCTAGTACTGGTTCTACAGGAGATGGTTATTTTTTTGCCAGAAAGTTAGGGCATAATATAGTTACTCCTAAGCCAGCTCTTACTCCTTTAGAAGTAAAGGAGGGGTGGGTTAAAGAGCTTCAAGGTCTTTCTCTAAAAAATACCCATTTAAAACTTTATAAAAATGATAAGCTTATTTTTGAAGATTTTGGTGAAATGTTGTTTACCCATTACGGCATTTCGGGACCCATGGCTTTATCTGCTAGCGGTCATATCCAAGATGTTTCTCAAGGAAAGTTCATTATAGAGCTAGATTTAAAACCAGCCTTAGACGAGCAAAAGTTGGACCAAAGGATTCAAAAAGACTTTCAAAAATACTCACGAAAAATATTTGGCAACTCTTTAGGAGAGTTGTTGCCCAAGAAAATGATACCCGTTATTGTAAATTTAAGCGAAATACCTGAAGATAAGCCTGTAAACCAAATTTCTAAAACTGAAAGGCAGCGTCTTGTTCAATTAATGAAGGGGCTCAAAATAACTCCAACCTCTCTTAGAGGATTTAAAGAGGCTATAATAACAGCAGGTGGAATAAACGTAAAAGAAGTGGACCCATCCACGATGGAATCTAAAAAAATTAAAGGACTATATTTTGCAGGTGAAGTTCTAGATTTAGACGCATATACCGGTGGATATAATCTTCAAATAGCATTTTCGACAGGATTTTTGGCAGGTCTTAACGTATAA